CGCCGCGCACGCAGTCGCCAGGGCCCATGGCCATGGCCTGGATCAGGCCGTCTCCCGGACGCTCGCCGGCGATGAACGAGTTCTCGTACTTCTGCTGGCGGAAGAAGACCTGGTTGGTGTCGGCAATGAAGGGGAACTCAGACAGAATCGACCCGTCGGTGAGCAGCTTCGTCTCGCCGTTCTGCCACTTGCCGATGCGCCATGTGTTGAACCACGAGCCGTCGATGTCGTCATCCCACGCGATGGTGCTGCCATCACCAGAGACCGCCACGCTGTACTCGTTGCCCGGGCCGTTGGCGATGGGCCTGGTATGTCCGTCGCGCCACATGAGCACGTCGAAGTCGCTCTTGGGCCCGCTGAAGGGGCGCGCGGCGTAGGCGATGGTCTTGCCGTCGTCAGAGAGCGCCACGTTGGTGCAGGTGAAGCCGTCTTCGCTGATGCGCGTGGTCACGCCGTCTTCGTGCTTCATGACGCCCCAGCACCCGTCGTCGAGTCGCTGCGACCACACCACCACATGGCCATTTGCCGACACCCGCGGCTCGCTGGTCTTCCCGTCGGCCAGCAGCGTCACACGCCCTTCAGGCGCGGTGCGCATCGTCGTGATCATGGCTCTCCTACCCCTCGCTTGCTCTGATTCCCCTATCGTAGGGCATGCGCCGCAAGGAGTTGTTAACGATCTATTGACGTTCGGAAAGAGGCGACGCGACACCAGGGCTGCCCGACAGATCTCCCCGAGCGCGGGGCGCAGCACTGAAGGAACCTGACGCCGCAGCCAGAACCTCGCGAAGATCACCGTGAGGGGCGAGCCCGAGAACATGATCCAGACCATCGTATACGAGCACGAGATCCAGCGGTTTGGCCGCGAGATCCACTTCGAGGACATCAGCGACGTGGTCAAGGAACCGCGCAACCTTGTCTGGATCGACGTCGAGAAGCCCACCGAGCAAGAGATGCAGAGGCTGCAGCAAGAGCTTGCCCTTCACCCCCTGAGCGTCGAAGATGTGCTCCACGGCCACCAGCGCCCAAAGATCGACGAGTACGAGGGCTACTTCTTCGTGGTCGCCAACGCGCTGAGATACGACACGGCGAACGTGTCGCTCGAGCTCACCGAGATCGACTTCTTCATCGGGCGCAACTACGTGGTGACCGTGCACGATGGCACCTGCAAGGCGATAGACGAAGCGCTCACCCGCGCCCGCGCCCATCCAAGGGTGTTCGAGGAAGGGCTGGGGCTTCTCGTGTACACAATCATGGACGCGATCATCGATGAGTACATGCCCATTCTCGATCAGCTCGACGAGAAGATCGATTCCATCGAAGAGGGCATCTTCAACCACTTCGAGGCCGAGGCCATCAACGGCATCTTCCGCCTCAAGCGCGAGATGCTCAAGGTGCGTCGCAACGTGGGGCACATGCGCGACGTCTTCAACATATTGGCGCGCCGCGACCAGCCCCTGTTCTCATC
This genomic interval from Pseudomonadota bacterium contains the following:
- the corA gene encoding magnesium and cobalt transport protein CorA, with the translated sequence MRGEPENMIQTIVYEHEIQRFGREIHFEDISDVVKEPRNLVWIDVEKPTEQEMQRLQQELALHPLSVEDVLHGHQRPKIDEYEGYFFVVANALRYDTANVSLELTEIDFFIGRNYVVTVHDGTCKAIDEALTRARAHPRVFEEGLGLLVYTIMDAIIDEYMPILDQLDEKIDSIEEGIFNHFEAEAINGIFRLKREMLKVRRNVGHMRDVFNILARRDQPLFSSHAVLYFQDIYDHLYRITDAIDIYRDTLTSALEAYVSLNANKLNEIMKVFGGISIILMTAALIAGIYGMNFQYMPELHWSHGYPSAMGLMVVLGLAELVIFKHKGWL